From a single Hymenobacter sp. YIM 151500-1 genomic region:
- a CDS encoding arylesterase: MKSIVFFGDSLTAGYQLPASAAFPSRIQEKIDALSLPYKVYNYGVSGETTAGGRQRISSVLSRFGQIDVFVLALGANDGLRGIPVRETTHNLQDIIDQVRRQHPAARIVLAGLEFPFDLGPLGGHRMARYAQEFKALFRDLADKNSLPLVPFLLQGVLGQRHLNLPDGVHPNAEGQKILAQNVWAVLQGGLVEK, from the coding sequence ATGAAATCCATTGTCTTCTTCGGCGACTCCCTGACGGCTGGCTACCAGCTGCCGGCCAGTGCCGCTTTTCCGTCCCGCATCCAGGAGAAAATCGACGCGCTGAGCCTGCCCTACAAAGTATACAACTACGGCGTGAGCGGCGAAACCACGGCCGGCGGCCGGCAGCGCATCAGCTCGGTGCTCAGCCGCTTCGGGCAAATCGACGTGTTTGTGCTGGCTTTGGGCGCCAACGACGGCCTGCGCGGGATTCCCGTCCGCGAAACCACCCACAACCTCCAGGACATCATCGACCAGGTACGCCGCCAGCACCCCGCGGCGCGCATCGTGCTGGCCGGCCTGGAATTTCCCTTCGACCTGGGCCCGCTGGGCGGGCACCGCATGGCCCGCTACGCCCAGGAGTTCAAGGCTCTGTTCCGGGACCTGGCCGACAAAAACAGCCTGCCCCTGGTGCCCTTCCTGCTGCAAGGCGTGCTGGGCCAGCGCCACCTCAACCTCCCCGACGGCGTGCACCCCAATGCCGAAGGCCAGAAAATCCTGGCCCAGAACGTGTGGGCGGTGTTGCAGGGGGGGTTGGTGGAGAAGTAG
- a CDS encoding carotenoid biosynthesis protein: MPDSLSTSAAPATLAPANPDAHRRRLRLAQAVLLLFHVTGFVGLAFSQDPGFYLQFVPLNLLLTAGLLLAFQPERSPTFWVFCAVTAVVGFFVEVVGIRTGVLFGQYTYGATLGWKWLGVPLLIGLNWTLLTYMTGILARYLPLPGFLRAVVAALLMVGLDLCIEPVAVRYDFWTWQYDVIPMLNFKGWFAVSLILQVYFNRTEFVKRNPLVPFVYLVQLLFFFGLGMLL; the protein is encoded by the coding sequence ATGCCTGATTCTCTTTCCACTTCGGCGGCGCCGGCCACGCTGGCCCCGGCCAACCCCGACGCCCACCGGCGCCGGCTGCGGCTGGCTCAGGCGGTGCTGCTGCTTTTTCACGTCACGGGCTTCGTGGGGCTGGCTTTCTCGCAGGACCCAGGGTTCTACCTACAGTTTGTGCCCCTGAACCTGCTGCTCACGGCGGGGCTGCTGCTGGCGTTTCAGCCCGAGCGGAGCCCTACCTTCTGGGTGTTCTGCGCCGTGACGGCCGTGGTGGGCTTCTTCGTGGAGGTGGTGGGCATCCGGACGGGAGTGCTGTTTGGGCAATACACCTACGGCGCTACGCTGGGCTGGAAATGGCTGGGCGTGCCGCTGCTGATTGGGCTGAACTGGACCCTGCTCACCTACATGACCGGCATTCTGGCCCGCTACCTGCCTTTGCCCGGCTTTTTGCGGGCCGTGGTGGCGGCCCTGCTCATGGTAGGGCTCGACCTGTGCATTGAGCCCGTGGCCGTGCGCTACGACTTCTGGACCTGGCAGTACGACGTCATTCCGATGCTGAATTTCAAGGGCTGGTTTGCCGTCAGCCTCATCTTGCAGGTGTATTTCAACCGCACCGAGTTTGTGAAGCGCAACCCGCTGGTGCCGTTTGTTTATTTGGTACAACTATTATTTTTTTTTGGACTGGGTATGCTACTGTGA
- the crtD gene encoding 1-hydroxycarotenoid 3,4-desaturase CrtD, with amino-acid sequence MTPPRSSSPSAARKPPAAIIGAGIGGIATAVRLAARGHRVTVFEAQESFGGKMHQLELPGGYRFDGGPSLFTLPHLVDELFRLAGREPQDYFRYQRLDPITQYFFADGTRLTAWADEEKFAQEVEAKLHVPAAEVLRFLRRSGRAYEATAGTFLHKSLHRAGTYLSRDTLKALAAVPQLGLTTTMHQRHQAAFPQDARLVQLFDRFATYNGSDPYQAPATLSLIPHLEHGLGAYYPEGGIYAIAQSLVRLAEELGVEFRYQEPVEEILTADGRVTGVRTAQDVYDFGLVVSNMDVVPTYRRLLPGQAAPERTLSQPRSSSALIFYWGIGRRFPELGVHNIFFSEDYQREFEAIFQQKTVADDPTVYVNITAGHTPTDAPPGHENWFVMVNVPHDQGQDWPALVQRTRQAVLRRVSQALGQDVAPLIRAEHVWDPPGIERRTSSFGGALYGSSSNNMLAAFLRHPNFSRQLEGLYFCGGSVHPGGGIPLCLLSARIVSDLISS; translated from the coding sequence ATGACCCCACCACGTTCCTCGTCCCCTTCTGCCGCCCGCAAGCCGCCCGCCGCCATCATCGGGGCCGGCATCGGGGGCATTGCCACGGCCGTGCGCCTGGCCGCGCGCGGGCACCGCGTCACGGTGTTTGAGGCCCAGGAAAGCTTCGGGGGCAAGATGCACCAGCTGGAGCTGCCCGGCGGCTACCGGTTCGATGGCGGCCCGTCGTTGTTTACCCTGCCCCATTTGGTAGACGAGCTGTTTCGGCTGGCCGGCCGGGAGCCCCAGGACTACTTCCGCTACCAGCGCCTCGACCCCATCACCCAGTACTTCTTCGCCGACGGCACCCGCCTCACGGCCTGGGCCGACGAGGAAAAGTTTGCCCAGGAAGTCGAAGCCAAGCTGCACGTGCCCGCGGCCGAGGTGCTTCGGTTTCTGCGGCGCAGCGGCCGGGCCTACGAAGCCACGGCGGGCACGTTTCTGCATAAGTCCCTGCACCGGGCCGGCACCTACCTCAGCCGCGACACCCTGAAGGCCCTGGCCGCCGTGCCCCAGCTGGGCCTCACCACCACCATGCACCAGCGCCACCAGGCGGCCTTTCCGCAGGATGCGCGCCTGGTGCAGCTCTTCGACCGGTTTGCCACCTACAACGGCTCCGACCCCTACCAGGCCCCGGCCACGCTCAGCCTGATTCCGCACCTGGAGCACGGGCTGGGCGCCTACTACCCCGAGGGCGGCATCTACGCCATAGCCCAGAGCCTGGTGCGCCTGGCCGAGGAGCTGGGAGTGGAGTTCCGCTACCAGGAGCCGGTGGAGGAAATCCTGACCGCCGACGGCCGCGTGACCGGCGTGCGCACCGCCCAGGACGTGTACGACTTCGGCCTGGTAGTCAGCAACATGGACGTGGTGCCCACCTACCGGCGCCTGCTGCCGGGGCAGGCAGCCCCCGAGCGCACCCTGAGCCAGCCCCGCTCCTCCTCAGCCCTGATTTTCTACTGGGGCATCGGGCGGCGCTTCCCGGAGCTGGGCGTGCACAACATCTTTTTCTCCGAGGACTACCAGCGCGAGTTTGAGGCCATCTTCCAGCAGAAAACCGTTGCCGACGACCCCACGGTGTACGTCAACATCACCGCGGGCCACACGCCCACCGACGCCCCGCCCGGCCACGAAAACTGGTTTGTGATGGTGAACGTACCCCACGACCAGGGCCAGGACTGGCCCGCGCTGGTGCAGCGCACCCGGCAGGCCGTGCTCCGGCGCGTAAGCCAGGCCCTGGGCCAGGACGTGGCCCCGCTCATCCGGGCCGAGCACGTCTGGGACCCGCCGGGCATTGAGCGGCGCACGTCGTCGTTTGGCGGGGCCTTGTACGGCTCGTCCAGCAACAACATGCTGGCCGCTTTCCTGCGCCACCCCAACTTCTCGCGGCAGCTGGAAGGGCTGTACTTTTGCGGGGGCTCGGTGCATCCGGGCGGGGGCATCCCGCTGTGCCTGCTTTCCGCCCGCATCGTTTCTGATTTAATCAGTAGTTAA